One Dryobates pubescens isolate bDryPub1 chromosome 33, bDryPub1.pri, whole genome shotgun sequence DNA window includes the following coding sequences:
- the LOC128898840 gene encoding solute carrier family 2, facilitated glucose transporter member 5-like translates to MTLVLALAAPTAAFGSSFQFGYNTAVVNSPAPYMQDFYNQTYINRTDKPMDGAFMTLLWSLTVSMYPLGGFFGSLMVGPLVNNCGRKGTLLINNIFSIAAAILMGTSELAKSFEVIIISRFIMGIFAGLASTVVPMFLGEIAPRNLRGALGIVSESFVTSGILVAQILGLNSILGNAEGWPVLLGLTGIPSVIQLLVLPFFPESPRYLLIQKGNEEQARKALQKLRGRPDVDEEIEEMRQEDRSEKEEGQFTVLSLFTFRGLRWQLISVVVMMMGQQLCGANAVFYYSNKIFQSAGVEENSIQYVSIAIAATNVVITFLGISIVESVGRRILLLTGFGLCCVSCAMLTLALNLQPTVSWMSYISIVSVIAYITGQGIGAGPIPFVLINEMFLQSSRPAAFMMGGCMHWLGYFALGIVFLYMEAALGPYCFLIFSAVCLATVVYIFFIIPETKNKTFMEIYKMMAKRNKVEIQEDKEEVMDFDAVSGGQAEKKSTSCTKM, encoded by the exons TACATGCAGGACTTTTACAACCAAACCTACATCAACAGGACTGACAAGCCTATGGATGGTGCCTTCATGACATTACTCTGGTCTCTTACTGTGTCCATGTACCCTCTAGGAGGCTTTTTTGGGTCCCTCATGGTGGGGCCTCTAGTGAACAATTGTGGCCG AAAGGGCACTCTGCTGATCAATAACATCTTCTCCATTGCTGCTGCAATCCTTATGGGAACCTCAGAGCTAGCAAAATCCTTTGAAGTAATCATCATTTCACGTTTTATCATGGGAATATTTGCTG GTCTGGCTTCCACTGTGGTTCCCATGTTTCTTGGGGAAATAGCCCCCAGAAATCTGAGAGGTGCTCTCGGGATAGTATCAGAGAGCTTTGTCACCAGTGGGATCCTTGTTGCTCAGATCCTTGGTCTCAACAGCATCCTTGGGAATGCTGAAG GctggcctgtgctgctggggctcactGGGATTCCATCAGTCATTCAGCTCCTTGTATTGCCCTTTTTCCCTGAGAGTCCCAGGTACCTGCTGAtacagaagggcaacgaagAGCAAGCACGGAAAG CTCTACAGAAGCTGAGAGGCAGGCCTGATGTGGATGAGGAGATAGAAGAAATGCGCCAAGAAGACCgttcagaaaaggaagaaggacaATTCACTGTCCTCAGCCTGTTCACCTTCAGAGGCTTGCGGTGGCAGCTCATCTCTGTCGTTGTCATGATGAtgggccagcagctctgtggagcgAATGCG GTCTTCTACTACTCAAACAAAATCTTCCAGTCAGCAGGTGTGGAAGAAAACAGCATTCAATATGTCTCTATCGCTATAGCTGCCACCAACGTTGTCATCACTTTTCTTGGT aTTTCTATTGTGGAATCTGTGGGGAGGAGAATCCTTCTCCTTACTGGCTTTGGATTGTGCTGTGTCTCCTGTGCAATGCTAACTCTGGCCCTCAATCTCCAG CCCACTGTCTCGTGGATGTCTTACATCAGCATAGTGTCTGTCATCGCTTACATCACTGGACAGGGGATTGGAGCTG GTCCAATTCCCTTTGTGCTGATCAATGAGATGTTCCTGCAGTCATCCCGGCCTGCAGCCTTCATGATGGGTGGGTGTATGCACTGGCTTGGCTATTTCGCCTTGGGCATTGTGTTCCTCTACATGGAG GCTGCACTGGGGCCCTACTGCTTCCTGATCTTCAGTGCTGTCTGCCTTGCCACCGTGGTTTACATCTTCTTTATAATTCCTGAGACAAAGAACAAAACCTTCATGGAAATCTACAAGATGATGGCCAAGAGGAACAAGGTGGAGATTCAGGAAGATAAAGAAGAGGTTATGGATTTTGACGCTGTCTCAGGTGGGCAGGCAGAGAAGAAATCAACGTCCTGCACCAAGATGTGA
- the CA6 gene encoding carbonic anhydrase 6 has protein sequence MTNNGHSVQIDLPPTMHISRGLPSLYTAVQMHLHWGGLDLETSGSEHTIDGMRYFAELHIVHYNSADYLSFEEAKDKPNGLAVLAFLYVDGHLENTYYSEFISKLAKIRFAGQSTKLGSLDVQAMLPENLSHFYRYQGSLTTPPCSESVIWTIFHSPIVLSHTQISLLEGTLLDWHNRTLRNDYRHAQPLNGRVVESSFRPKPTQEQCHPEEFDLKLEQIQVQLQDMKRELLNGVSHTAGFLVIAGLKSSTFPAFYFPVENIESFVTVHPLHDMSLQAFTLCFWTKAQHDGTQTVLSYSTQERDNELVMTVGSDVGLWIGGHFISFPLHHKAQDWLHYCVAWASQSGMANLWLNGAAGKEKSIQQGYVSQAGGTLVLGKDRDILLGTFSNGFAGWMTHVNLWSQVLSAADVRALALCKPSQLKGDIIAWGETSMALLGGVVLESDTSCQ, from the exons ATGACCAACAATGGTCACTCTG TTCAGATTGATTTGCCCCCCACCATGCACATCTCCAGAGGACTCCCAAGCCTCTACACAGCTGTACAGATGCATCTGCACTGGGGTGGCCTGGACCTGGAGACCAGTGGCTCTGAACACACCATAGATGGGATGAGATACTTCGCAGAG CTGCACATTGTCCATTACAACTCTGCTGACTACTTGAGCTTTGAAGAAGCCAAAGACAAACCAAATGGTCTGGCTGTCCTTGCCTTCCTGTATGTG GATGGACACTTGGAGAACACCTACTACAGCGAATTCATTTCCAAATTGGCAAAAATCAGGTTTGCAG GTCAATCAACAAAGCTCGGCTCTCTGGATGTCCAAGCCATGCTGCCAGAAAACCTCTCACACTTCTACAGGTACCAGGGCTCACTAACAACCCCACCTTGCTCTGAGAGTGTGATCTGGACCATCTTTCATTCTCCAATTGTCCTGTCACACACACAG atCAGCCTGCTGGAGGGCACCTTGCTGGACTGGCACAACAGGACACTGCGCAACGACTACCGGCATGCTCAGCCCCTCAAcgggagggtggtggagtcctccttcagacccaaacccacccaag AACAATGCCACCCAGAAGAATTTGACCTCAAGTTGGAGCAAATCCAGGTGCAGCTCCAAGACATGAAGAGAGAGTTGCTGAATGGAGTGAGCCACACAG CTGGCTTTTTGGTTATTGCAGGTCTTAAATCTAGCACTTTTCCAGCTTTCTACTTCCCTGTGGAAAACATTGAGAGTTTTGTGACCGTTCATCCTCTCCATGATATGTCTCTTCAAGCCTTCACCTTGTGTTTCTGGACCAAAGCCCAGCATGATGGCACTCAGACTGTTCTTTCCTACTCCACACAGGAGAGGGATAATGAGCTAGTGATGACCGTGGGCTCAGATGTGGGATTGTGGATAGGAGGTCATTTCATCAGCTTCCCTCTCCACCACAAGGCACAAGACTGGCTGCACTACTGCGTGGCATGGGCCTCCCAGTCTGGAATGGCAAATTTATGGCTCAATGGAGCAGCTGGTAAAGAAAAGAGTATCCAGCAGGGGTATgtaagccaggctggagggacaCTTGTCCTTGGGAAAGACAGAGACATTCTTCTTGGGACATTCTCCAATGGTTTTGCAGGATGGATGACTCATGTGAACCTGTGGAGCCAAGTTCTGAGCGCTGCAGATGTCCGTGCACTTGCACTGTGCAAACCAAGCCAGCTGAAGGGAGATATCATAGCATGGGGGGAAACCTCTATGGCACTCTTGGGAGGAGTGGTTCTGGAGTCTGACACCAGCTGTCAGTGA